In Helianthus annuus cultivar XRQ/B chromosome 9, HanXRQr2.0-SUNRISE, whole genome shotgun sequence, the following are encoded in one genomic region:
- the LOC110892410 gene encoding replication protein A 70 kDa DNA-binding subunit B-like, which yields MEEGAITLLNNLDLNVDNYTIRIRIVRLWTRADFNNARKVYCYDMIFMDSEGTKMQAFVLAKNASGYQHLLEEKRCLTIRNPSLGENRQKVKYANGGLKINLNNNTVVEECHEAIGSEWGFDFTPFDSVVEDPTVDNKFFKSPIDVIGFVVKSFPFEVDTETNNGQNQKKVTFMLEDLNNKQIFVTLWDGYADQIMEYESSNRGEKNVVVIIQFGKYRFWGGHLSVSNLYTVTRVLINSDIDEVAEFKQRFIEKLSPEMSSSYSGLSSSVAKSATEEFLSDLTFFPIGSLTSIDTTRFVVIVGTIKSFASNNEWFYNACTNCNKKVSTVTVVKEKQDGTDGSEEVTVLECKTDICNTRTVTSIPRIRLYIRVQDCTGIVSLTLFEREVTKLLKVNANQLLDNNIEVCSK from the exons ATGGAAGAAGGTGCAATCACATTGTTGAATAATTTGGACCTCAATGTTGATAACTATACCATAAGAATACGCATTGTTCGTTTGTGGACAAGAGCTGATTTCAATAACGCTAGAAAAGTGTATTGTTATGATATGATATTCATGGACAGTGAG GGAACAAAAATGCAAGCTTTTGTTTTGGCTAAAAACGCATCTGGATATCAACATCTTTTGGAAGAAAAGCGTTGTTTGACGATTAGAAATCCTTCATTGGGTGAGAATCGTCAGAAGGTGAAGTACGCTAACGGTGGTTTGAAGATTAACCTTAATAACAACACCGTTGTTGAGGAATGCCACGAGGCTATTGGTTCTGAATGGGGTTTTGATTTTACTCCCTTTGATTCAGTTGTGGAGGATCCAACAGTTGACAACAAGTTTTTTAAAAGTCCAATTG ATGTAATTGGTTTTGTGGTCAAAAGTTTTCCCTTCGAGGTAGACACAGAAACTAATAACGGACAAAACCAGAAGAAAGTCACCTTTATGCTTGAAGACTtgaa CAATAAGCAGATCTTCGTGACGCTTTGGGACGGTTATGCGGATCAAATAATGGAGTATGAGAGCAGCAATCGAGGTGAAAAAAATGTCGTCGTAATCATTCAGTTTGGGAAGTACAGATTCTGGGGAG GGCATTTGTCTGTTTCAAATTTGTATACTGTCACCCGAGTCTTAATTAACAGTGATATTGATGAGGTTGCTGAGTTTAAACAAAG atTTATCGAGAAACTTTCTCCCGAAATGTCTTCCAGTTATTCTGGCCTAAGTTCTTCGGTTGCGAAGTCTGCCACTGAAGAATTTCTTTCTGACCTCACCTTTTTTCCCATTGGGTCGTTAACCTCAATAGATACG ACGAGGTTTGTTGTCATTGTTGGCACTATCAAGAGTTTTGCATCGAACAATGAGTGGTTTTACAACGCGTGCACAAACTGCAACAAAAAGGTTTCAACCGTTACTGTTGTTAAAGAAAAGCAGGATGGTACTGATGGTTCTGAAGAGGTTACTGTCTTAGAATGCAAGACTGATATTtgtaatacaaggaccgttacaTCAATTCCACG AATTAGGCTTTATATACGTGTCCAAGATTGCACTGGTATTGTGAGTCTAACATTGTTTGAGCGTGAGGTGACAAAGCTTTTGAAGGTTAATGCTAATCAGCTTTTAGACAACAACATTGAAGTATGTAGTAAATAA